From the genome of Streptomyces sp. NBC_01341, one region includes:
- a CDS encoding phosphatidylinositol mannoside acyltransferase, with product MTGTASDLRGRLTDGLYGLGWGAVKKLPEPAATALFRTLADQVWKRRGKSVLRLESNLVRVVPDADAARLAELSKAGMRSYMRYWMESFRLPTWSPQRIKESIDVHDAHRLTEGLDAGRGVVLALPHLGNWDLAGAWVTTDLKVPFTTVAERLKPETLYDRFVAYRQGLGMEVLPHEGGAAFGTLARRLRSGGLVCLVADRDLSASGVEVDFFGDTARMPAGPALLAQQTGALLLPVTLWYDGTPVMRARVHPPVAVPESGTRAEKTASMTQALADVFAGGIAEHPEDWHMLQRLWLSDLEPQGGTP from the coding sequence GTGACCGGCACCGCGTCCGACCTGAGGGGACGGCTGACCGACGGGCTCTACGGGCTCGGCTGGGGCGCCGTCAAGAAGCTTCCCGAGCCGGCGGCCACCGCACTCTTCCGGACCCTGGCCGACCAGGTGTGGAAGCGGCGCGGCAAGTCCGTCCTGCGTCTGGAGTCGAACCTCGTGAGGGTGGTTCCCGACGCGGACGCCGCCAGGCTCGCAGAGCTCTCGAAGGCCGGCATGCGCTCGTACATGCGCTACTGGATGGAGTCCTTCCGGCTCCCGACCTGGAGTCCGCAGCGGATCAAGGAATCCATCGACGTCCACGACGCCCACCGGCTGACGGAGGGCCTGGACGCGGGCCGGGGCGTCGTGCTGGCGCTGCCGCACCTGGGGAACTGGGACCTGGCGGGAGCGTGGGTCACCACCGACCTCAAGGTGCCGTTCACGACGGTCGCGGAGCGGCTCAAGCCTGAGACCCTCTACGACCGCTTCGTGGCCTACCGCCAGGGGCTGGGCATGGAGGTCCTCCCGCACGAGGGGGGTGCCGCCTTCGGGACGCTGGCGCGCCGGCTCCGCTCCGGCGGCCTGGTCTGCCTGGTCGCCGACCGGGACCTGTCGGCCTCCGGCGTCGAGGTCGACTTCTTCGGCGACACCGCGCGCATGCCCGCCGGTCCCGCCCTGCTGGCGCAGCAGACGGGAGCGCTGCTGCTTCCCGTCACCCTCTGGTACGACGGCACCCCGGTGATGCGGGCCCGTGTGCACCCGCCGGTCGCCGTACCGGAGTCGGGTACCCGCGCGGAGAAGACGGCCTCGATGACACAGGCGCTGGCCGACGTCTTCGCCGGCGGGATCGCCGAGCACCCGGAGGACTGGCACATGCTGCAGCGGCTCTGGCTCTCCGATCTGGAACCCCAGGGGGGAACGCCGTGA
- the pgsA gene encoding phosphatidylinositol phosphate synthase, whose product MLNKYARAFFTRVLTPFAALLLRLGVSPDAVTLVGTAGVMAGALVFFPMGEFFWGTIVITVFVFSDLVDGNMARQAGISSRWGAFLDSTLDRVADGAIFAGFALWYAGSGDDNVLCAVAIFCLASGQVVSYTKARGESIGLPVAVNGLVERAERLVISLVAAGLAGLHAFGVPGIQILLPIALWAVAAGSLVTLVQRVVTVRRESAEADAAAAVQDGPAERGSGTAQ is encoded by the coding sequence ATGCTGAACAAGTACGCGCGTGCATTTTTTACGCGTGTCCTCACACCGTTCGCCGCTCTGCTGCTCCGCCTCGGGGTCAGCCCCGACGCGGTCACACTCGTCGGCACGGCCGGAGTGATGGCAGGTGCGCTGGTCTTCTTCCCGATGGGGGAGTTCTTCTGGGGCACGATCGTGATCACGGTCTTCGTCTTCTCCGACCTGGTCGACGGCAACATGGCCCGCCAGGCCGGGATCTCCAGCCGGTGGGGCGCGTTCCTCGACTCGACGCTCGACCGGGTGGCGGACGGGGCGATCTTCGCCGGGTTCGCGCTCTGGTACGCGGGCAGCGGCGACGACAACGTGCTGTGCGCGGTCGCGATCTTCTGCCTGGCCAGCGGCCAGGTGGTCTCGTACACCAAGGCCCGGGGCGAGTCGATCGGGCTTCCGGTCGCGGTGAACGGCCTGGTGGAGCGCGCCGAGCGGCTGGTGATCTCGCTGGTCGCCGCCGGGCTCGCCGGTCTGCACGCCTTCGGGGTCCCGGGAATCCAGATCCTGCTGCCGATCGCGCTGTGGGCCGTCGCCGCGGGCAGCCTGGTGACGCTGGTCCAGCGGGTGGTGACCGTGCGCCGGGAGTCGGCCGAGGCGGACGCCGCAGCGGCCGTCCAGGACGGGCCCGCCGAACGCGGGAGCGGGACAGCACAGTGA
- a CDS encoding elongation factor G-like protein EF-G2 encodes MGDRTHTHPGAAGRATSAGPPGSVRNVVLVGHSGSGKTTLVEALALTAGAVNRAGRVEDGATVSDHDEVERRTGRSVQLSLVPVDWAGCRINLLDTPGYADFVGELRAGLRAADAALFVISAAQEADAVAGTARALWEECAAVGMPRAVVVTHLDTARTPFDELTRLCGRVLGRGDPDAVLPLYLPVEGPEGPDGRAPLTGLTGLLTGRVFDYSSGERREMPPDGEQRGPLLRARARLIEGIIAESEDETLMDRYLGGVEIDTATLVRDLRRAVASGSFHPVLTAAPAAAGARQGIGTVELLDLITAGFPAPPERVVPAVTGPDGTVRAAPVCDPQAPLVAEVVKTASDPYVGRISLVRVFSGTLRPDETVHVCGHGLTDPAGGPRPRHEADVRVGALTAPFGKQQRPLDSCAAGDLACVSKLTGAETGDTLSATGDPLLMEPWTMPDPLMPLAVRAHGKADEDKLSQGLSRLVAEDPTLRLERNPDTHQVVLWCMGEAHTDVALERLRSRYGVQVDTEPHRVPLRETFAARSAGRGRHVKQSGGHGQYAVCEIEVEPLAPGTGIVFVDKVVGGSVPRQFVASVEKGVRAQAARGVAAGHPLVDVRVTLLDGKAHSVDSSDAAFQAAGALALREAAAEARVELLEPVAEVSVLVPDDYVGAVMGDLSGRRGRVVGTEQATGGRTLVRAEVPEIEIGGYTVDLRSLTHGTGRFDRAYARHEPMPHQLADHLRTSGENTSNLA; translated from the coding sequence ATGGGCGACAGGACACACACGCACCCCGGGGCCGCCGGCAGGGCGACGTCGGCCGGCCCGCCCGGTTCCGTACGGAACGTCGTGCTGGTCGGCCACAGCGGCTCGGGCAAGACCACGCTGGTCGAGGCCCTCGCGCTCACGGCCGGAGCCGTCAACCGGGCCGGCCGGGTCGAGGACGGGGCCACCGTGTCCGACCACGACGAGGTGGAGCGGCGCACCGGGCGCTCCGTACAGCTCTCGCTGGTCCCGGTGGACTGGGCGGGCTGCCGGATCAATCTCCTGGACACGCCCGGCTACGCGGACTTCGTCGGGGAACTGAGGGCCGGTCTGCGCGCGGCGGACGCGGCCCTCTTCGTGATCTCGGCCGCGCAGGAGGCGGACGCCGTGGCGGGTACGGCCCGGGCGCTCTGGGAGGAGTGCGCGGCGGTCGGGATGCCGAGGGCGGTCGTCGTCACGCACCTGGACACCGCGCGCACCCCCTTCGACGAGCTGACACGGCTCTGCGGGCGGGTCCTCGGGAGGGGCGACCCCGACGCCGTGCTCCCGCTGTATCTGCCGGTGGAGGGCCCCGAGGGCCCGGACGGGCGCGCCCCGCTCACCGGGCTCACCGGACTCCTCACCGGGCGTGTCTTCGACTACTCCTCGGGGGAGCGGCGCGAGATGCCGCCCGACGGGGAGCAGCGGGGGCCGCTCCTGAGGGCCCGTGCCCGGCTCATCGAGGGGATCATCGCCGAGAGCGAGGACGAGACGCTGATGGACCGCTACCTCGGCGGCGTTGAGATCGACACCGCGACGCTCGTCCGCGACCTGCGCCGGGCTGTCGCGAGCGGGTCCTTCCACCCCGTCCTCACCGCGGCCCCGGCTGCCGCGGGCGCCCGTCAGGGGATCGGCACGGTGGAACTGCTGGACCTGATCACCGCCGGGTTCCCCGCGCCGCCGGAGCGCGTGGTACCCGCCGTCACCGGTCCGGACGGCACCGTTCGCGCCGCTCCGGTCTGCGATCCGCAGGCGCCCCTGGTCGCCGAGGTCGTGAAGACCGCTTCCGACCCCTACGTGGGGCGGATCTCCCTCGTCCGCGTCTTCTCCGGCACCCTGCGCCCCGACGAGACCGTGCACGTGTGCGGCCACGGCCTCACCGATCCCGCGGGCGGCCCGCGCCCCCGCCACGAGGCCGACGTACGCGTCGGGGCGCTCACGGCGCCCTTCGGGAAGCAGCAGCGCCCCCTGGACAGCTGCGCGGCGGGAGACCTGGCCTGCGTGTCCAAGCTGACCGGGGCGGAGACCGGTGACACGCTCTCCGCCACCGGCGATCCGCTGCTGATGGAGCCGTGGACCATGCCGGATCCGCTGATGCCCCTTGCCGTGCGGGCCCACGGCAAGGCGGACGAGGACAAGCTCTCGCAGGGCCTGTCCCGCCTCGTCGCCGAGGATCCGACCCTGCGCCTGGAGCGGAACCCGGACACCCACCAGGTGGTTCTGTGGTGCATGGGCGAGGCCCACACGGACGTCGCGCTGGAACGTCTGCGCAGCAGGTACGGCGTACAGGTCGACACGGAGCCCCACCGGGTCCCGCTCCGCGAGACGTTCGCCGCACGCTCCGCCGGACGCGGACGCCACGTCAAGCAGTCGGGTGGCCACGGCCAGTACGCCGTCTGCGAGATCGAGGTGGAGCCGCTGGCGCCCGGTACGGGGATCGTGTTCGTCGACAAGGTGGTCGGCGGCTCGGTTCCCCGGCAGTTCGTCGCGTCCGTGGAGAAGGGGGTACGCGCCCAGGCGGCACGCGGGGTCGCCGCCGGGCACCCTCTGGTGGACGTGCGCGTCACCCTCCTCGACGGGAAGGCGCATTCGGTCGACTCCTCCGACGCCGCTTTCCAGGCCGCGGGCGCGCTGGCGCTGCGCGAGGCCGCCGCGGAGGCCCGTGTCGAACTCCTGGAACCCGTCGCGGAGGTGTCGGTCCTGGTCCCCGACGACTACGTGGGAGCCGTCATGGGCGACCTCTCGGGCCGGCGCGGCCGCGTCGTCGGGACCGAGCAGGCGACCGGGGGGAGAACTCTCGTGCGGGCCGAGGTGCCGGAGATCGAGATCGGCGGGTACACGGTCGATCTCCGCTCGCTGACGCACGGCACCGGCCGGTTCGACCGGGCGTACGCCCGTCACGAGCCCATGCCTCACCAGCTCGCCGATCACCTCCGCACATCGGGTGAAAACACCTCGAACCTGGCCTAG